The Pseudomonadota bacterium DNA window CTCGTGCGTCTGCGCCCAGCGCGCGGCGTGCACATTGTCCCGCACGCGCGCGCCCATCATGACCGTGTGCCCAAGCCCCGCGCACCGCGTCGCCAAGGCGTGCCCCACCATGCCCGTGCCCAAGACCGCAATCTTCATGATCTGCTCCTCGTTGATGCGCCGAATGCGCTGAGAGTGGCCAATGTACGCAGTTAACTGTTACTAATAAAGCATCAATAATGGGCATAATTGTCATGAATAATGAAACAATAGACCGTGTGGACCTGCGTATGCTGGTGTGCTTCGAACGCGTTGCCACCCTGGGCAGCTTCACCGCGGCGAGTCAGCAGTTGCAGATGCCCCGCGCGGCCGTCAGTCGACTCATCGGGGCGCTTGAGGCGCGCGTCGGCACGACATTGTTGCTGCGAACGACGCGCAGTGTGTCACTGACCGACGAGGGCCAGGCCCTTGTCAACACAGCGTTACCGGCGTGCGCGCGGCTCAGGACAGCGCTGCTCGACGCGCCTGCGCGCAGCAGCGGATACCGCGGTACGGTGCGTTTTTCCGTCGGACAGGCCTTCGGCCAACGTGCTGTCCTGCCCGCACTGCAGAGCTTCGTCGAACGCTACCCGCAGATTCGGCTGGACATGTCAGTGAACGACAAGCTCGATGATCTGGTCGCCGAGGGGCTCGATTTCGCTTTTCGCGTCGGAGACCTGCCTGACAGTGCCCTGGTCGCGCGCAAACTGGCCGAACTCGACGTCGTGCTGGCCGTGCCTGCGTCGCATCTGTCGGCGGGCACGCCGCCCCGGACGTTGGCCGAGCTGGATGCCTTTCCACTGATCGGTTTTCGCGTCCCCGGCACGCAGCGTCTGTATCGGTGGCAATTCGAACGGGCCGGCCAGATCCAATCCAGAACGCCTACGGACGCGTCGCTGATCACGGACTCGATCGAAGACGTGGCTCAGTTGGTGTGTGGCGGTATGGGCATCGCGCCCCTGCCGCGGTATCTGGTGGCTGATCAGCTCGCTCGGGGTGACATCGTGATCGGGCTTCACGACTATCACATGCCCTCAGTCCCGCTGCACATCTGTTTTCCAGGCCGCGGCGAGCGACCCGCGCGTGTGGATGCACTGGCGGACCACCTGGTGGGGCATATCAAATCTGTTCTCACCTGATCGGCGTCCACCAAACAAAAACGGCAACCCAGGGGTGACCGCCTTCGCCTCATCAACCGGCAGGATTGATTCGCGCCTTTGGCGCTG harbors:
- a CDS encoding LysR family transcriptional regulator, producing MNNETIDRVDLRMLVCFERVATLGSFTAASQQLQMPRAAVSRLIGALEARVGTTLLLRTTRSVSLTDEGQALVNTALPACARLRTALLDAPARSSGYRGTVRFSVGQAFGQRAVLPALQSFVERYPQIRLDMSVNDKLDDLVAEGLDFAFRVGDLPDSALVARKLAELDVVLAVPASHLSAGTPPRTLAELDAFPLIGFRVPGTQRLYRWQFERAGQIQSRTPTDASLITDSIEDVAQLVCGGMGIAPLPRYLVADQLARGDIVIGLHDYHMPSVPLHICFPGRGERPARVDALADHLVGHIKSVLT